The following nucleotide sequence is from Streptomyces sp. NBC_00239.
GGCCCGAACGCGTCCGCGGGCGCCGCGGCCAGTGCCCGGCGGGCGGCCGCCGACCACGCGGTGCGCGGGAAGGCGGCCGGATCGGGCTTGCCCTGGACCAGGTCGTGCCGCGGGCCCGCGACGGCGGGCCGCCGGGGCGCGGCCGGCGCGGGCGCCGCGGCCACGCCCTGGGCGACCCGGGTGCCGGAGCCCTGCCGGGCGGTGAACCAGCCCTCCGCGACGAGTTCCGCGTACGCGTCCGCCACCACGTTGCGTGCGATGCCGAGGTCGAGGGCGAGCGAGCGGTACGGCGGCAGCCGGGTGCCGCCCGCCAGCCGGCCGCTGCGTACGGCCTCGCGCAGGGCGCGTGCCAGGGCGGTGCGGCGGCTGCCGGGTTCGGTCAGGTCGAGGTGCAGATCACTGCCGAGTGCGGTGGCGGCCCCGGCCGCCCCGTCGGATACGTGTACGTTCCCCACCCCCCGACCCTACGACCACCCCCACCGGGTCCGGGCGGAGCCCGGTGCCCGGCGTCAGCCGGGTTGTTCGTTGGGGCTCCGCCCCAAACCCCACGCCTCAAACGCCGGCGAGGCTGGAGGTTGCACCCGGCAACGCCGACAAGGCCGGGGGTCGGGCCGCAGGGCGCCGACAAGGCCGGGAGCCGGGCCGCGGGGCACTGGCGAGGCCGGGGTCGGGCCGCCGGGCACCGACGGGTCGGGGGTGGCGCCGGCGGGGCGCCGGCGAGGCCGGGTGGGGGTCAGGGGGTGCGGGAGAGGGCCTCTCGGACGGCTTCGTCGGTGCGGGCGACCAGCGCGGACCCGTCGTCCGCCGTGATGATCGGCCGCTGGATCAGCTTCGGCGTAGCCGCCAACTGCGCGATCCACCGGTCCCGAGCCCCCGCATCCCGCGGCCAGTCCTTCATACCGGCCTCCTTCGCGGCCGGCTCCGCGGTCCGCGTGATGTCCCACGGCTCCAGCCCCAACCGGTCGAGCACCGCCCGGATCTCGTCCTCCGAGGGGACGTCCTCCAGGTAGCGCCGCACCGTGTACGCGGCGCCCTCCTCGTCCAGCAGATGCAGCGCGCTGCGGCACTTCGAGCATGCGGGATTGATCCAGATCTCCATGCCGGCCACCGTACCGCCAGCCCGTTGAAGTGCCTGCTGGCCAGGCCCTTTTGTCAGTGCCCCGCAGTAAAATCGAAGCAGTACCAAACAGTCCGACACCCGCCTCCGGGAGGCTGCCGATGACCGCTGCCGTATCCGTTTCCCCGCCGCAGAAGAAGAAGCTGCCGGCGGGCCTGCCCCGCGAGTGGTACGAGGCGCACAACCGCCGGCTCAAGGCCATGCGCCTGGCGATATCCCTGCTCGACGCCGGCACTTACGACGCGAAGCGCGCCACCAACCGGAAGATCCGCACGATGGCCGTCCGCACCGGCATCCACCGCCCGTCCAACACCACGTGCCGCATGGTCCGAGGCCTGATAGCCGACCGCTGACGGATCCGCGCCATGGCCCTCCGGGCGCCGCCGTGCCACGCGCACCGGCGGCCGGCCCGGAGGCCATCCCGGTCCGGCCCGCAGCCGGACCGACGGGGTCCGCCCCCGCCCCGCGACACCACCCGCACCCCGGGCGGCGGGGCGAGCACGAAGTGCGCCATCAGCGCCGACTTCCCCGACCAGGCGGGCGCCCGCCACCACGCGTACGGCCCGGTCCCCGGCGCCCGGCAGAAATCGGCGAGTTCGGCCAGCTCGGCCTGCCGGTCCCACAGCTCGGGCGGTGCGATCCGGTGCACCTGCTGGAGGTACCCGGACCGTACGGGCGCCGCGAGGTGCTGGACGACGTCGCCGATCAGCACCCCGCTGACGGCCACGCTCCCGCCGGCCGCGTGCGCCGTCCCGGTGCGCCGCGCCGCCGCGCCGTGTACGTCCTGCCCCATCCCGGTGCGCCCCTCGGTCCCCGCGTACACCCGGCGGATCCCGGGCGGGACCCAGCAAAACAGCGGGGGCCGCCGACCCACAAGTGGATCGGCGGCCCCCGCCGGGGTGTTCGTCACGCAGCGGCCCGTCGGGCGGGCCGGGTCCGGCTAGAGGTCGAAGTAGAGCTCGAACTCGTGCGGGTGCGGGCGCAGCTGGATCGGGGCGATCTCGTGCGTGCGCTTGTAGTCGATCCAGGTCTCGATGAGGTCGGGGGTGAAGACGCCGCCGGCCAGGAGGTACTCGTGGTCCTCCTCCAGGGCCTTCAGCACGGCCTCGAGGCTGGTCGGGACCTGCGGCACGGCCGCGTGCTCGTCGGGGGCGAGCTCGTAGAGGTCCTTGTCGATCGGCTCCATCGGCTCGATCTTGTTCTTGACGCCGTCGAGGCCCGCGAGGAGCAGCGCCGCGAAGGCGAGGTACGGGTTCGAGGACGGGTCCGGCGCGCGGAACTCGACGCGCTTGGCCTTCGGGTTCGAGCCCGTGATCGGGATGCGCATGGCCGCGGAGCGGTTGCGCTGCGAGTAGACCATGTTGACCGGGGCCTCGAAGCCGGGCACCAGGCGGTGGTAGGAGTTCACCGTCGGGTTGGTGAACGCCAGCAGCGACGGGGCGTGCTTGAGGATGCCGCCGATGTAGTAGCGGGCGGTGTCCGACAGGCCCGCGTAGCCGGTCTCGTCGTAGAACAGCGGCTCGCCGCCGGCCCACAGCGACTGGTGCACGTGCATGCCCGAGCCGTTGTCGCCGAAGATCGGCTTCGGCATGAAGGTCGCGGTCTTGCCGTTGCGCCAGGCGACGTTCTTCACGATGTACTTGAAGAGCATCAGGTCGTCGGCCGCGGCGAGCAGCGTGTTGAACTTGTAGTTGATCTCGGCCTGGCCGCCGGTGCCCACCTCGTGGTGCTGGCGCTCGACCTGGAGGCCCTGGGCGTCGAGCTCCAGGGAGATCTCGGCGCGCAGGTCGGCGAAGTGGTCGACCGGGGCGACCGGGAAGTAGCCGCCCTTGTAGCGGACCTTGTAGCCGCGGTTGTTCTCCTCGGAGCCGGTGTTCCAGGCGCCGGCCTCGGAGTCGATGTGGTAGAAGCCCTCGTTCGCGGAGGTCGCGAAGCGCACGCTGTCGAACACGTAGAACTCGGCCTCGGGGCCGAAGTACGCGGTGTCGGCGATGCCGGTCGAGGCCAGGTACGCCTCGGCCTTCTTCGCGATGTTGCGCGGGTCGCGGCTGTAGGCCTCACCCGTGATCGGGTCGTGGATGAAGAAGTTGATGTTGAGCGTCTTGTCCTTGCGGAACGGGTCCAGACGCGCGGTGGTGATGTCGGCACGCAGCGCCATGTCGGACTCGTGGATCGCCTGGAAGCCGCGGATCGAGGATCCGTCGAAGGCGAGCTCCTCCGCCGGGTCGAACGCTCGCGCCGGGATGGTGAAGTGCTGCATCACACCAGGCAGGTCGCAGAAGCGGACGTCGACGAACTTGACGTCGTTCTCCTCGATGTACTGCTTCACTTCGTCGGCGTTCTTGAACATCCAACTCCTCCTACTCCCGACCCCCCGGGCAGGGGCGGGCTGCATAGCTCGTGGTGCGTCCAGTGCGGTGGCGCACGCTGGTCCCGACCATAGGCACGCGGGATTTCTCAAGCATGACCCATTTGTTTCGCACAAGTTAACCAGGGCCGGGCCGAGGGGGCCCCGAGGGCGCGTCCGACGCTCCGGGTACCGTGGTCGGGTGGACAACAGGCAAGCAATCGGATCCTGGCTTTCCGGCCCCCGCAAGACCGCCGAGGACATGGGTGTCGACTTCGGATACCCGGGCGAGCAGCTCGGGCTGCCGCGGCAGGGACCGGGTTCGGTCGCGAAGTTCGGCCGCCGCCTGGCCGCACTCGCCATCGACTGGGTGGCCTGCCAGCTGATCGCATACGGGCTGATCACCGGCGGTGACATGGCCGGCACGGGCAACTGGACCCTGGGCCTCTTCGTCGCGCTGGCCATCCTGACCGTGGGTACGGTCGGCTTCACTCCCGGCAAGCGGATCGTCGGCCTCCGGGTCGTTTCCGAGGCCGGCGGCCGGCTCGGCTTCGGCCGGGTGGTGCTCCGCACGCTCCTGCTGGCCCTGGTCGTGCCGGCGGTGGTCTGGGACCGCGACGGCCGCGGTCTGCACGACCGCCTCGCGCGCGCCGTCCAGGTCCGCATCTAGAACCTCGGGCCACGTCGTACGAGAGGGCCCCGGACCGACTGGTCCGGGGCCCTCTCGTATGCAAAGCGGGTCAGCGTATGAGTGTGGTGCGCGGTGGAGCGGTGCTGCGGGGTGCGGTGCGGGTCAGCGCATCTTTCCGCCGCGGGGCATCTTCATGCCCTTCGGCATGGGGCCCTTCGGCAGCGGCATGTTGCTCATCAGGTCGCCCATCGCGCGCAGCCGGTCGTTGGTCGCGGTGATCTGGCCGCCGGCCAGCACGCGCGGGAACTTCAGCAGCGTGGTGCGGACCTTCTTGAGGGGGACCTCGCCCTCGCCGTTGCCGACGATGATGTCGTGCACCGGGACGTCGGGGACGACGCGCGCCATGCGCTTCTTCTCGGCGGCCAGCAGGGTCTTCACCCGGTTCGGGTTGCCCTCGGCGACCAGCACGATGCCGGCCTTGCCGACCGCGCGGTGCACGATGTCCTGGCTGCGGTTCATGGCGACCGCCGGGGTCGTGGTCCAGCCCCGCCCGACGTTCTCCAGTACGGCCGCGGCCGCGCCCGGCTGGCCCTCCATCTGCCCGAAGGCCGCCTGCTCGGCACGTCGTCCGAAGACGATCGCCATCGCCAGGAACGCCACCAGGAAGCCCAGGATGCCCAGGTAGACCGGGTGCCCGATCAGGAAGCCGATCCCGAGGAAGACGCCGAGGGTGATGATGCCGATGCCCGCGACGATCAGCCCGACCTTGGGGTCGGCCTTTCGGGTCATCTTGTACGTCAGTGCGATCTGCTTGAGTCGCCCGGGGTTCGCAGCGGCAGCTGCGTTTGCCTTCCTCGCCATGTAGCGAAGTTTACGTGGCTTACGGCGTACGGGAAGCCGCGGCCTCGAGTACGTGCTCGGTTTCGACCCGGTCGTGGGCCCGTCGGCGGTCCTCCAGGACCGCGGTCCAGGCGTTGCGGCGGGCCGTGCGCATGAGCAGGGACTCCACCGCCCGGAAGGCGTCGGAGACTCTCGGGACGGCGATGGCGTGTACAGGCGCGGCCTGCATGGTGTCGATCCCTTCTCAGGTGCTGCATGCGGTGTGTGCATCAAGCATCACTGAACGGTGTTACCAGCGCGTGACCGGCCGGTCAAACGGTGATGAAACCTTGACGGGAAGCGGTCAGAGGCGCGTCAAATACGGAAGCGGCCCGTCCACACCCTCCACCTGGGAGAGTGCGGACGGGCCGCTTCGCCACGGCGTTACTGCCGGGTAGTATCTTGTGCGCCAATTCACACGCCCTCCGGGCGCGGGATCGAGCGCGGATCGAGCGGTGGCTCGGGTCGGGATCAGACGCTCTGCGCGCGCTTCTCCATCGCCTGCTGGTACAGCCGGCCCGCGCGGTACGAGGAGCGGACCAGGGGGCCCGACATCACGCCGGAGTAGCCGATCTCCTCGGCCTCCTTCGCGAGCTCGACGAACTCCGCCGGCTTCACCCAGCGCTCGACGGGGTGGTGCCGCGGCGAGGGCCGCAGGTACTGCGTGATCGTGATCAGCTCGCAGCCCGCCTCGTGGAGGTCCTTCAGCGCCTGGCTGACCTCCTCGCGCTCCTCGCCCATGCCGAGGATCAGGTTCGACTTGGTCACCAGGCCGTACTCGCGGGCCTTGGTGATCACGTCGAGCGAGCGCTCGTACCGGAAGCCGGGGCGGATCCGCTTGAAGATGCGGGGCACCGTCTCCACGTTGTGCGCGAAGACCTCGGGGCGGGAGGCGAAGACCTCTTCGAGGAGCTCCGGGACCGCGTTGAAGTCGGGGGCCAGCAGCTCGACCTTGGTGTGGCCGGTGGCGCGGCCGGCGGTCTGCTCGTGGATCTGGCGCACGGTCTCCGCGTACAGCCAGGCACCGCCGTCGGCCAGGTCGTCGCGGGCGACGCCGGTGATCGTGGCGTAGTTCAGGTCCATCGTGACCACGGACTCGCCGACGCGTCGGGGCTCGTCCCGGTCCAGGGCCTCGGGCTTGCCCGTGTCGATCTGGCAGAAGTCGCAGCGCCGGGTGCACTGGTCGCCGCCGATGAGGAAGGTGGCCTCGCGGTCTTCCCAGCATTCGTAGATGTTCGGACAGCCGGCCTCCTGGCACACGGTGTGCAGCCCCTCGCCCTTCACGAGGTTCTGCATCTTCGTGTACTCGGGACCCATCTTCGCCCGGGTCTTGATCCACTCGGGCTTGCGCTCGATGGGGGTCTGGGCGTTACGGACCTCGAGGCGCAGCATCTTGCGTCCGTCGGGTGCGACTGCGGACACGACCGGCTCCCTCTGACTTCGATTGTTCGGCGCCCACCAGGGTACGCCCGTAATTCGTACGCTCTTACGTCCGGCCAACCTGGGAGTGCACGACGGCATTCCCGGAGGGCTCAGGTGCTCGCCGGCTGCTCGACCGCGCGGGGGCGCAGCTCGGCCTTCTCCAGGACGTCCTTCAGGTGGCGTTCCGCGACGGGGAGCACCTCCTCGATGGTCAGGTCGCGGCCCAGTTCGGCCGCGAGCGAGGTCACACCGGCGTCCCGGATCCCGCAGGGGATGATCCGGTCGAACCAGGTGCTGTCGGGGTTCACGTTCAGCGCGAAGCCGTGCATCGTGACGCCCTTGGCGACGCGGATGCCGATGGCGGCGAGCTTGCGGTCCTCGCGGCGCTGGCCGGCGTTGGACGGCGCGTACTCGGGGCCGTTGAGCCGCGGGTCGAACTCCTCGTCCGTCAGCCGCGGGTCGAAGTCGAGGGAGAGGCCGCCGAGCGACGG
It contains:
- a CDS encoding SCO2195 family GlnR-regulated protein; amino-acid sequence: MQAAPVHAIAVPRVSDAFRAVESLLMRTARRNAWTAVLEDRRRAHDRVETEHVLEAAASRTP
- a CDS encoding RDD family protein, encoding MDNRQAIGSWLSGPRKTAEDMGVDFGYPGEQLGLPRQGPGSVAKFGRRLAALAIDWVACQLIAYGLITGGDMAGTGNWTLGLFVALAILTVGTVGFTPGKRIVGLRVVSEAGGRLGFGRVVLRTLLLALVVPAVVWDRDGRGLHDRLARAVQVRI
- a CDS encoding ArsC/Spx/MgsR family protein; protein product: MEIWINPACSKCRSALHLLDEEGAAYTVRRYLEDVPSEDEIRAVLDRLGLEPWDITRTAEPAAKEAGMKDWPRDAGARDRWIAQLAATPKLIQRPIITADDGSALVARTDEAVREALSRTP
- the glnA gene encoding type I glutamate--ammonia ligase, with protein sequence MFKNADEVKQYIEENDVKFVDVRFCDLPGVMQHFTIPARAFDPAEELAFDGSSIRGFQAIHESDMALRADITTARLDPFRKDKTLNINFFIHDPITGEAYSRDPRNIAKKAEAYLASTGIADTAYFGPEAEFYVFDSVRFATSANEGFYHIDSEAGAWNTGSEENNRGYKVRYKGGYFPVAPVDHFADLRAEISLELDAQGLQVERQHHEVGTGGQAEINYKFNTLLAAADDLMLFKYIVKNVAWRNGKTATFMPKPIFGDNGSGMHVHQSLWAGGEPLFYDETGYAGLSDTARYYIGGILKHAPSLLAFTNPTVNSYHRLVPGFEAPVNMVYSQRNRSAAMRIPITGSNPKAKRVEFRAPDPSSNPYLAFAALLLAGLDGVKNKIEPMEPIDKDLYELAPDEHAAVPQVPTSLEAVLKALEEDHEYLLAGGVFTPDLIETWIDYKRTHEIAPIQLRPHPHEFELYFDL
- the lipA gene encoding lipoyl synthase — encoded protein: MSAVAPDGRKMLRLEVRNAQTPIERKPEWIKTRAKMGPEYTKMQNLVKGEGLHTVCQEAGCPNIYECWEDREATFLIGGDQCTRRCDFCQIDTGKPEALDRDEPRRVGESVVTMDLNYATITGVARDDLADGGAWLYAETVRQIHEQTAGRATGHTKVELLAPDFNAVPELLEEVFASRPEVFAHNVETVPRIFKRIRPGFRYERSLDVITKAREYGLVTKSNLILGMGEEREEVSQALKDLHEAGCELITITQYLRPSPRHHPVERWVKPAEFVELAKEAEEIGYSGVMSGPLVRSSYRAGRLYQQAMEKRAQSV
- a CDS encoding DUF4191 domain-containing protein, with the translated sequence MARKANAAAAANPGRLKQIALTYKMTRKADPKVGLIVAGIGIITLGVFLGIGFLIGHPVYLGILGFLVAFLAMAIVFGRRAEQAAFGQMEGQPGAAAAVLENVGRGWTTTPAVAMNRSQDIVHRAVGKAGIVLVAEGNPNRVKTLLAAEKKRMARVVPDVPVHDIIVGNGEGEVPLKKVRTTLLKFPRVLAGGQITATNDRLRAMGDLMSNMPLPKGPMPKGMKMPRGGKMR